In Deltaproteobacteria bacterium, the genomic stretch CCGCCGACTTTCCCGAACTGAAAATCATCAGCGCCCATCCGACCTGGCCCTGGACCGCGGAGAGCTTGGCCGTCGCCCGCCACAAAGGTAATTACTACATCGATCTGTCCGGCTGGGCGCCGAAATATTTCCCGGCGGAACTGCTGCACAACATCAACACGCTGTTGCAAGACAAAGCCATGTTCGGCTCCGACTGGCCCGCCATCGGCGTCGAGCGCTGGCTCGAAGAGTTCGGCCAAGTCAACATGAAACCCGAGATCCGCAAGAAGATCATGTTGGACAACGCGGTGAAGTTCTTCGGAATAACCCTGTGAAGACTTGGAGTGATGGGTTCGGAAAATTTGAAAACCCATTACTCCACCACTCCACCACTCCAGTACTCCATTACTCCAACCATTATCATGACCACTGACGCCATCCGCTTCGTCGACACCACCATCCGCGACGGCCATCAAAGCCTGTGGGCGGAGAGCATGACCACGGGCATGATGTTGCCGGTCGCCGAAGCGATGGATCGCGCCGGCTTCGACGCCATTGAATTGATTTCGAGTTCGCATTTGAAAAAATGCGTGCGCGAGTTGAAAGAAGATCCATGGGCGCGGGTCAAGCTGTTGAGCCAGCGGATCAAGAACACGCCGCTGCGATTGAACGCCGGCCGCTTCAGCGCCTTCGATGTCACGCCGCGTTCGATGTACGGTTTATTCATGGAGCGCATGGCGGCCAACGGCATTCGCGAAGCGCGCATCTCGGAAGAATGGAACGAACTTGAAGGCTGGGAGTGGAAGACTAAAGTCTCCCGCGCCGTCGGCATCAATCCGGTGCTGAATATTATTTATTCGGTCTCGCCGAAACATACCGACGAATACTTCGCCGAGCGCACGCGCCAAGCGGCGTCGTTGAAAGTAAACCGCCTCTGCCTCAAAGATCCCGGCGGTCTGTTGACGCCCGAGCGCGTGCGCACGCTGGTGCCGATCGTTTTCGCCAATGCCAACGGCATTCCCGTCGAACTGCACACCCACTGCACGACTGGGTTGGGACCGCTCTGCTGTCTCGAAGCGGTGAAGCTCGGCATCAAGATCGTCAACACCGCGCTGCCG encodes the following:
- a CDS encoding biotin carboxyl carrier protein — translated: MGSENLKTHYSTTPPLQYSITPTIIMTTDAIRFVDTTIRDGHQSLWAESMTTGMMLPVAEAMDRAGFDAIELISSSHLKKCVRELKEDPWARVKLLSQRIKNTPLRLNAGRFSAFDVTPRSMYGLFMERMAANGIREARISEEWNELEGWEWKTKVSRAVGINPVLNIIYSVSPKHTDEYFAERTRQAASLKVNRLCLKDPGGLLTPERVRTLVPIVFANANGIPVELHTHCTTGLGPLCCLEAVKLGIKIVNTALPPLADGSSNPSLFNVAKNLRALGYQTLIDEELLKPVSDHFTYIAKREGFPIGAPVEYDYAQYQHQVPGGMISNLRSQLKKVGLENKVDQALEETIRVRAELGYPIMVTPLSQFVGSQAAINVIVGERYKEVTDQIIQYALGYWGKEGAELMAPEVKAKILDRPRAKEWAERPPPEPSVAELRKKMNAENCSDEEFLLRWNLDVKEIEEMKAAGAPKEYLTANQPLVKLIDALSQRKDYRQIVIQKGEMVVSLNRGASA